In Methylococcus geothermalis, one genomic interval encodes:
- a CDS encoding polysaccharide biosynthesis/export family protein, giving the protein MQRIISLGCFVLFVLISFGSFGEERPAVSDYRLGSGDLIKIYVLNEENLSMEVRLSDAGTISYPFLGEIHALGRTVGELAAQITQGLKGPYLVDPKVSVSVIEYRKFFIGGEVKAPGGYPFQPGLTIQKAVALAGGFTERASSDIVVIHEDDPTQTPVEANVLTPVRPGDVITVKESFF; this is encoded by the coding sequence ATGCAACGGATTATCTCTTTGGGTTGTTTTGTGCTGTTTGTTTTGATTTCATTCGGTTCCTTTGGCGAGGAACGTCCGGCGGTCTCCGACTACCGCTTGGGTTCGGGCGATCTGATCAAGATCTACGTTCTCAATGAGGAGAACCTCAGCATGGAGGTCCGCCTGAGCGATGCCGGGACTATTTCCTATCCCTTTTTAGGGGAAATTCACGCGTTGGGCCGCACCGTCGGCGAGCTGGCGGCCCAAATCACCCAGGGGCTTAAAGGGCCTTATTTGGTCGATCCCAAGGTTAGCGTCAGTGTGATCGAGTATCGGAAGTTTTTCATCGGGGGCGAGGTCAAAGCGCCGGGAGGTTATCCGTTTCAACCGGGTCTCACCATACAAAAGGCGGTCGCCTTGGCCGGGGGCTTTACGGAAAGGGCTTCGAGCGACATCGTGGTGATCCATGAGGATGATCCGACGCAAACGCCGGTCGAGGCGAATGTGTTGACGCCGGTTCGTCCGGGCGATGTCATTACCGTCAAGGAAAGTTTTTTCTGA
- a CDS encoding outer membrane beta-barrel protein, which produces MRAGHVPCARLLAFLFGGLAFSHGGGASAESPSSSAAGGYGSYTSPLVSGGGDSPYLRTRPILDTGDAPTEGAGWLEGFRLPLLTRIRLGEYYDDNVFYNNLNRRSSFVTIVNPQFLVPMRFGKQNLGLAYSFRGSIYENASQNNYVDNYLNAFSDLEFNHRARLMLNGSLVFAHDPIGTMFSQGNVVNLLNEPNEWHEGTFGAQFRYGADKAKGRIDLYFNFVSRTYDNHPLLTKLRDVNGYTLGGTFYYRVMPKTSLLVQMDQIFSDYQYTPPGAPSLDSLQGRYLAGVLWEPTAKTAGSLRAGYLTKDFSNSSLGSFGLPTYEAAVSWAPQTYSTFRLAASKTANESVYLGASFSDSQYYALSWNHSWLERFSSRLEVNAREDKYQNSDINNRGYGIFAGFYYKPQHWLTTGLNYFYNQRHSTQDQYDYDRNMIELSLQMNM; this is translated from the coding sequence GTGAGAGCAGGCCACGTACCCTGCGCCCGCCTTTTGGCCTTCTTGTTTGGGGGGCTGGCCTTTTCCCATGGCGGTGGGGCGTCCGCGGAGAGTCCGAGTTCGAGCGCTGCCGGCGGATATGGTTCGTACACATCTCCCCTCGTATCCGGTGGTGGGGATAGTCCCTACCTGCGCACGCGTCCCATACTGGACACGGGGGATGCGCCGACGGAGGGGGCGGGCTGGCTGGAAGGGTTCCGGCTGCCACTGTTGACGCGGATTCGCCTGGGTGAATACTACGACGACAATGTCTTCTACAATAATCTGAATCGCCGGTCGTCTTTCGTCACCATCGTTAATCCACAGTTCCTGGTGCCGATGCGTTTCGGCAAGCAAAATTTGGGGCTGGCCTATTCGTTTCGCGGCAGCATTTATGAAAATGCCTCGCAGAATAATTATGTCGATAATTATCTGAATGCTTTTTCTGATCTGGAGTTCAACCACCGCGCCAGGTTGATGCTGAACGGTAGCCTTGTTTTCGCCCATGATCCGATCGGTACGATGTTCAGCCAGGGTAATGTGGTCAACTTGTTAAACGAACCCAATGAATGGCATGAAGGAACCTTCGGAGCCCAATTCCGTTACGGAGCCGACAAGGCAAAGGGCCGTATCGACCTTTACTTCAATTTTGTGAGCAGGACCTACGACAACCATCCTTTGCTCACCAAACTAAGAGACGTCAACGGCTATACGCTCGGTGGGACATTCTATTACCGGGTGATGCCCAAGACGTCGTTATTGGTCCAAATGGACCAGATTTTTTCGGACTACCAGTATACTCCGCCGGGGGCGCCGTCACTGGATAGCCTCCAAGGGCGTTATCTGGCGGGCGTTCTCTGGGAGCCGACCGCAAAAACGGCCGGTTCGCTCCGTGCGGGATACCTGACCAAGGACTTCAGCAATTCATCGCTGGGGTCCTTCGGTTTGCCGACCTACGAAGCCGCGGTTTCCTGGGCCCCCCAGACCTATTCGACCTTCCGGCTTGCCGCGTCGAAAACGGCGAACGAATCGGTTTATCTGGGGGCAAGTTTCAGCGACAGCCAATATTATGCATTATCGTGGAACCATAGTTGGCTCGAACGCTTCAGCAGCCGGCTTGAAGTCAATGCGCGCGAAGACAAGTATCAAAACTCTGATATCAACAACAGGGGCTATGGTATATTTGCTGGTTTTTATTATAAACCGCAACACTGGCTGACGACGGGTCTCAACTATTTCTACAATCAACGACATTCGACTCAAGATCAATACGATTATGACAGGAACATGATAGAGCTGAGTTTGCAGATGAATATGTAG
- a CDS encoding O-antigen ligase family protein, with amino-acid sequence MAAFAEKSLFIALLGLLLWLPLPLGSNRTWAVFLFSAMAFILGALWLLLHAHGRAPLTTPFRKAWPASVLMAASLLWAVLQDMPISPSWIEVLSPQAARLYSSLAEVVEPGVTAVISVDAYYTRLAAFKGLAYLILFALLLLLARGHRQVTWLAYSLVACGVLEALYGSAKSLTGLEFGFFGQEVAKGVATGTYANRNHLAGLLEMTIAVGIGLLIAGRFSSPGHGWRDWLRGAAGFLLSNKAPLRIAVVIMAIGLVLTRSRMGNVGFATSLSIAGALYLLIAPSSRFSAGMILAMLASIVLIDLLVIGSYFGIEEVARRLEETSATEASNRVDLYDYAMPYVRDYLPFGSGAGSFFAAFLPYSGQEVIKQYAHAHNDYLEFLGEWGVVGFTAMGLAVVLSLAVAVSALRQRHDALLRAMGFASFMGIVALLIHSSVDFNLQIPANAAFFVVLMALAWISAFCHQHDPARASTGRHAEDEHKPPRRRHQ; translated from the coding sequence GTGGCTGCTTTCGCTGAAAAGAGCCTGTTCATCGCCCTACTAGGCCTGCTCCTATGGCTGCCGTTGCCATTGGGTAGTAACCGTACATGGGCGGTTTTTCTTTTTTCGGCCATGGCGTTTATATTGGGAGCGTTATGGCTTCTGCTTCATGCCCACGGTAGGGCTCCGCTTACCACGCCGTTCAGGAAAGCATGGCCCGCATCGGTGCTGATGGCCGCGTCGTTGCTTTGGGCGGTTTTGCAGGATATGCCTATATCGCCCAGTTGGATCGAGGTGTTGTCCCCTCAGGCGGCGCGGCTGTATTCCTCCTTGGCGGAGGTGGTTGAGCCAGGGGTTACCGCAGTAATCAGTGTAGACGCATATTACACTCGTCTCGCGGCGTTCAAGGGTTTGGCCTACCTCATCCTGTTCGCCTTGCTCCTCCTGCTCGCACGTGGTCATCGTCAAGTGACGTGGCTGGCCTATTCGCTCGTTGCCTGTGGTGTGCTGGAGGCTTTGTACGGGTCCGCAAAATCTTTGACCGGACTTGAGTTTGGTTTCTTTGGTCAAGAAGTCGCCAAGGGCGTGGCGACCGGCACATATGCCAATCGCAATCATCTTGCTGGGCTCCTGGAGATGACGATAGCCGTCGGCATAGGATTGCTGATCGCCGGCAGATTTTCATCTCCTGGGCATGGCTGGCGGGATTGGCTGCGGGGCGCTGCGGGCTTTCTTCTCAGCAACAAGGCGCCGCTTCGCATTGCGGTCGTGATTATGGCCATTGGCCTGGTGCTGACCCGCTCCCGGATGGGGAATGTTGGATTTGCAACGTCGCTGAGTATTGCCGGCGCCCTTTACCTGCTGATCGCTCCGTCATCGCGATTTTCTGCCGGGATGATTTTGGCTATGCTGGCAAGCATCGTCCTCATTGATCTTCTTGTCATTGGGAGTTACTTTGGCATCGAAGAAGTGGCCCGGCGGCTCGAAGAGACGAGTGCGACCGAAGCGTCAAACCGGGTCGATCTCTATGATTACGCGATGCCCTATGTACGGGATTACCTCCCGTTCGGTTCGGGGGCGGGTTCCTTTTTTGCGGCATTCCTCCCTTATAGCGGCCAGGAGGTTATTAAACAATATGCCCACGCCCACAATGATTATCTGGAGTTTCTGGGGGAGTGGGGCGTTGTTGGGTTTACAGCCATGGGCCTTGCGGTGGTTCTAAGCCTGGCTGTTGCAGTGTCCGCGCTGCGTCAGCGGCATGATGCCTTGCTGCGGGCCATGGGTTTTGCTTCCTTCATGGGGATAGTGGCGCTATTGATACACTCGTCTGTTGATTTCAATTTGCAGATTCCGGCGAATGCGGCTTTCTTCGTGGTGCTCATGGCGCTGGCCTGGATTTCCGCTTTTTGTCATCAGCATGACCCTGCCAGGGCGTCGACAGGTCGACACGCCGAGGACGAGCATAAACCTCCACGAAGGAGGCATCAGTGA
- a CDS encoding glycosyltransferase family 2 protein: MKQSFRRASTDGTWAAIQAHGSPLAVAISEPDRGIYDALNKGIARSTGDVIGFLHADDIYAHDGVLARVAQAFTDPSVDAVYGDLLYVSKDDTSKVIRHWKAGAFSRRKLSRGWMPPHPTLYVRRAVYSRIGGFDTAYRIAADYDFVLRLFSQPDLRTVYVPEVLVKMRVGGASNRSVRNVLRKSGEDLKALRGNRIGGVGALMWKNLSKLGQFL, translated from the coding sequence TTGAAGCAGTCTTTTCGACGTGCCAGTACTGACGGAACCTGGGCGGCCATCCAGGCGCATGGATCGCCGCTGGCGGTTGCCATCAGCGAGCCGGACCGGGGTATCTACGATGCATTGAATAAGGGGATTGCCCGCAGTACGGGGGATGTGATCGGTTTTCTGCATGCGGATGACATTTATGCCCACGATGGGGTGCTTGCGCGCGTTGCGCAGGCGTTCACTGATCCGTCGGTGGATGCGGTGTACGGTGATCTGCTGTATGTAAGCAAGGACGATACGTCGAAGGTGATCCGCCACTGGAAGGCAGGCGCATTTTCGCGGCGCAAGCTCTCCCGAGGCTGGATGCCGCCGCATCCTACCTTGTATGTCCGCCGGGCGGTTTATTCCCGGATCGGCGGATTCGATACGGCTTACCGCATTGCTGCGGACTATGACTTCGTCTTGCGGCTATTCTCACAGCCCGATCTGAGGACGGTCTACGTCCCCGAGGTGTTGGTGAAGATGCGGGTGGGAGGGGCTAGCAACCGTTCTGTGCGCAATGTCCTTCGCAAGTCAGGTGAGGATCTGAAGGCCTTGCGCGGCAATCGGATCGGAGGCGTGGGGGCGCTGATGTGGAAAAACCTGAGCAAGCTGGGCCAGTTTCTCTGA
- a CDS encoding DUF1972 domain-containing protein, protein MAHKTLSLAFLGTRGIPAQYGGFETFAEELAVRLAEQGVLVTVYCEKGPAEALGVYRGVKLEYVPATRCGPLTTVLFDLRCLWRARKNHDVVYMLGYGAAVFCFLPRLWGCKVWLNVDGIEWRRAKWGRVARSYFKIMEFFATRVPDRVIADAEGIRQHLLQRHKRLAPCSVIPYGAPVVECPPDADLLRSWGVVPRGYYLVVCRLEPENHVREIIEGFLASETSHPLLIIGDHSRKSDYVYALRGYGSDRVRFLGTIFDLEKLQSLRYHAVAYFHGHSVGGTNPSLLEAMGCGNRVLAHDNCFNREVLGSNGWFFRQADDIPELVRRVEGLSASQSAEMSWAVRERVRLHYSWDRIAADYLRLLESERKTPANPDSMSSLSDMP, encoded by the coding sequence ATGGCCCATAAAACGCTGAGTCTGGCGTTTCTTGGTACCCGTGGCATTCCCGCCCAATACGGGGGCTTCGAGACTTTCGCTGAGGAACTTGCGGTTCGGCTGGCCGAGCAGGGCGTTTTGGTGACCGTGTACTGCGAAAAAGGGCCGGCTGAGGCGCTTGGAGTATACCGGGGAGTGAAGCTAGAGTACGTGCCGGCGACCCGTTGTGGTCCTTTGACCACGGTTTTATTCGATCTGCGTTGCCTGTGGAGGGCTCGCAAGAACCACGATGTCGTCTATATGCTCGGGTATGGCGCGGCGGTATTTTGTTTCCTGCCCAGGCTTTGGGGGTGTAAGGTTTGGTTGAACGTCGATGGAATCGAATGGCGGCGTGCTAAATGGGGGCGGGTGGCGCGGAGCTATTTCAAGATTATGGAGTTCTTCGCCACGCGTGTTCCCGATCGGGTCATCGCCGATGCAGAAGGGATCCGGCAGCACTTGCTGCAACGCCACAAGCGCTTGGCGCCTTGTTCGGTGATTCCTTACGGAGCGCCGGTGGTCGAGTGTCCACCCGATGCAGACCTGCTTCGGTCGTGGGGGGTGGTGCCGAGGGGGTATTACCTGGTCGTCTGCCGTCTCGAGCCGGAGAACCACGTCAGGGAGATCATCGAGGGATTCCTTGCGAGTGAGACTTCGCACCCCTTGCTCATCATCGGCGATCACAGCCGCAAATCCGATTATGTTTACGCCTTGCGGGGTTATGGCTCGGATCGAGTCAGGTTCCTCGGGACCATTTTTGACCTGGAGAAATTGCAGTCGTTGCGCTATCATGCCGTGGCCTATTTTCATGGTCATTCTGTCGGCGGGACCAACCCATCGTTACTGGAAGCGATGGGCTGCGGCAATCGAGTGCTTGCGCACGATAATTGCTTCAATCGCGAGGTGCTGGGCAGTAATGGCTGGTTTTTTCGCCAAGCAGATGATATTCCAGAGCTTGTGCGGAGGGTCGAGGGACTTTCAGCGTCTCAGTCTGCCGAGATGAGTTGGGCAGTGCGGGAGCGGGTGCGGTTGCATTATAGCTGGGACCGTATCGCTGCCGACTACCTCCGGCTCTTGGAGTCTGAGCGAAAGACGCCGGCTAATCCTGATTCGATGTCTAGTCTGTCCGATATGCCTTGA
- a CDS encoding family 20 glycosylhydrolase, producing the protein MYFFQWWNRKHVVVSALGLWIWGCSAIAAPAPIRGLHVVTKAVPLEKVKHWIDQAAEAQFNTLILGVGWGGSTKLNSMPWVTEDTAWSREQLLEVVNYARGKSLEVIPNLPLLTHQSQFLGNSHPELLYNSETYDPRNPKVYELVLAVLEEVINLLHPSAIHIGHDELYGSAERPKNWKTGEALLPAEWFLRDVHRIHDYLAQRGVETWMWGDMLIAPEEFPEMNRVFLLGGVPGYGATLRRQLPKDIVICDWHYDEKLDGFDLAAPVESLSRLWKREGAPKTPEFRTIEAFRQDGFRVVGATFEKEATTRAFSAYAARHGASGMMATVWFDIWKDPSIVDQIIETSGDAFVGDFPDGP; encoded by the coding sequence GTGTATTTTTTCCAATGGTGGAATCGGAAGCACGTCGTGGTATCGGCGTTGGGGTTGTGGATATGGGGCTGTTCGGCTATCGCTGCACCGGCGCCGATCCGCGGTTTGCATGTCGTCACCAAGGCCGTTCCCTTGGAGAAGGTAAAGCACTGGATCGATCAGGCCGCGGAGGCCCAATTCAATACGTTGATTTTGGGCGTTGGCTGGGGCGGCAGCACGAAGCTGAATAGTATGCCGTGGGTTACCGAGGATACGGCGTGGAGCCGGGAACAGTTGCTCGAAGTGGTGAACTATGCGCGTGGCAAATCGCTGGAAGTGATTCCGAACCTTCCCTTGCTGACCCATCAGTCCCAGTTCTTGGGCAACTCTCATCCTGAGTTGCTTTATAACTCCGAAACCTACGATCCGCGCAACCCAAAGGTTTACGAGCTCGTATTAGCGGTATTGGAAGAAGTCATCAATCTTCTCCACCCCTCGGCCATCCACATTGGGCACGATGAATTGTATGGTAGCGCCGAAAGACCGAAAAATTGGAAAACGGGCGAGGCGCTTCTGCCGGCGGAGTGGTTTCTCAGGGATGTTCATCGGATTCACGACTACCTTGCGCAGCGCGGCGTAGAAACCTGGATGTGGGGGGATATGCTGATCGCGCCTGAGGAGTTCCCAGAAATGAATCGGGTTTTTCTCTTGGGCGGGGTTCCCGGCTACGGCGCGACCTTGCGGCGGCAATTGCCCAAGGACATCGTGATCTGTGACTGGCATTATGACGAGAAGCTGGACGGTTTCGATTTGGCGGCTCCAGTGGAGTCTTTGTCGCGACTCTGGAAAAGGGAGGGAGCGCCGAAAACTCCGGAATTCCGAACGATCGAAGCGTTTCGGCAGGATGGATTCCGGGTGGTGGGGGCGACGTTCGAGAAGGAGGCCACCACCCGGGCGTTCAGCGCCTATGCCGCGCGGCATGGCGCTTCCGGGATGATGGCAACGGTCTGGTTCGATATCTGGAAAGACCCTTCGATCGTGGATCAGATCATCGAGACCTCGGGTGATGCGTTTGTCGGAGACTTTCCCGATGGCCCATAA
- a CDS encoding glycosyltransferase family 4 protein: protein MDYYDFGLGGGLAEEGVDVVLHTSDETPIPKAAAFSVHPIFRGIYGPDQVWRRAVRFIWGSLMALGAAVVERRRVVHFHFFHVGILQAMQIMLARSLFRRVVVTAHDVESFVEGLETHGLSRRVYRWADGVIAHNRVSQNELVARLGVKPDKIAVIPHGHYLHMLQPLPPMGEARHRLGLPGSAKVLLFFGQIKQVKGLDVLIEAMPEVLRKHPDAVLVIAGRPWKTDFSAYARRIEELGIGDRCHRDIRYIPDAEVSFYYGACDLVVLPYRRIYQSGVVLMAMSYGKPVLVSDLPGMTEIVRDGENGLVFRREDPKDLARRLNAVLEEKALLQAVAEKGLAYVRAIHDWREIGRRTAAVYRALLNLPA, encoded by the coding sequence ATGGATTATTACGACTTCGGCCTCGGCGGCGGTTTGGCTGAGGAGGGCGTCGATGTGGTGCTCCATACCTCCGATGAAACACCGATCCCAAAGGCAGCGGCTTTTTCGGTGCACCCGATTTTTCGAGGGATCTACGGGCCGGATCAGGTCTGGCGCCGGGCTGTACGCTTTATTTGGGGGAGTTTGATGGCGCTCGGTGCCGCCGTTGTGGAACGGCGCAGGGTGGTTCATTTTCATTTCTTTCATGTGGGCATACTTCAGGCCATGCAGATTATGCTGGCGCGTAGCCTGTTTCGTCGGGTGGTCGTCACTGCCCATGATGTCGAGTCATTCGTGGAAGGCCTGGAGACACACGGTTTGAGCCGCAGGGTCTATCGCTGGGCAGATGGGGTCATTGCGCACAATCGAGTCAGTCAGAATGAACTCGTGGCGCGGCTTGGGGTAAAGCCAGACAAGATCGCGGTGATCCCGCACGGTCATTACCTGCACATGCTCCAGCCCTTGCCTCCGATGGGGGAGGCGCGGCATCGGCTTGGACTTCCAGGTTCGGCAAAGGTGTTGCTCTTCTTTGGCCAGATCAAGCAGGTGAAGGGATTGGATGTACTGATCGAGGCCATGCCTGAAGTGCTTCGCAAGCATCCGGATGCCGTCCTGGTGATCGCTGGACGGCCGTGGAAGACCGATTTTTCGGCTTACGCCAGACGTATCGAGGAACTGGGAATCGGCGACCGCTGCCATCGTGACATCCGCTACATTCCGGACGCAGAGGTGTCGTTCTATTATGGGGCCTGTGATTTGGTGGTGCTCCCTTATAGGCGCATTTATCAAAGCGGGGTGGTGTTGATGGCAATGAGTTATGGCAAGCCGGTACTTGTGTCCGATTTACCCGGCATGACCGAGATCGTGCGCGACGGAGAAAACGGGTTGGTGTTCAGGCGCGAGGACCCCAAAGACTTGGCCCGACGCTTGAATGCAGTTTTGGAGGAAAAGGCTTTGCTGCAAGCCGTCGCCGAGAAAGGTCTGGCGTACGTCCGTGCGATACACGACTGGCGCGAGATCGGGAGACGCACGGCGGCGGTGTACCGTGCCTTGTTAAATCTTCCAGCTTGA
- a CDS encoding sulfotransferase family protein produces MLAQLDHLYLQARPAKVIARLISYVLFEGRPITTRGRWINPLVFSHFFLEKKLPQLKEVREPLFILGTGRSGTTILGTVLSMHREVGFLNEPKALWHAIHPHEDVVGNYSRGQARYRLGVDDATDEVKRNAHRLFGAYLRFVRSARLVDKYPELVFRVPFVKAIFPDARFLFVVRNGWDTCASIDQWSSRYGVRVQGENHDWWGVDRRKWKLMLKELIEPDPIFAGALDTIRQLQRDTDMAVVEWVVTMREGLRCLKENPDCMRMVRYEDLVVNPRAVLREIATFAEWGEDEVFLRYGETVLRSAPRRAGFEMLAELRPLFDETMRAVGYRIE; encoded by the coding sequence ATGCTTGCACAGCTTGATCATTTATATTTGCAAGCGCGTCCCGCGAAAGTGATCGCTCGCTTGATTAGTTACGTGCTATTTGAAGGAAGGCCTATAACTACCCGTGGACGCTGGATCAATCCTTTGGTCTTTTCGCATTTTTTCCTGGAGAAGAAACTTCCGCAATTAAAAGAAGTTCGAGAGCCATTATTCATCCTCGGTACCGGACGGAGTGGTACGACGATATTGGGCACTGTGCTTTCCATGCATCGGGAAGTTGGATTTCTCAACGAGCCAAAGGCATTGTGGCACGCGATTCATCCCCATGAGGACGTGGTAGGCAATTATAGCCGAGGACAAGCCCGCTATCGTCTGGGGGTTGATGATGCAACGGATGAGGTGAAAAGGAATGCTCACAGGCTTTTTGGTGCGTATCTTCGCTTCGTGCGTTCCGCACGCCTCGTAGATAAATATCCCGAGTTGGTCTTTCGTGTGCCGTTTGTGAAGGCGATCTTCCCAGACGCAAGGTTTCTATTTGTGGTGCGGAATGGCTGGGATACTTGTGCATCGATCGATCAATGGTCTTCGCGTTATGGAGTGAGGGTGCAAGGAGAGAATCACGACTGGTGGGGTGTGGATCGACGCAAGTGGAAGCTGATGCTAAAAGAGTTGATTGAACCTGATCCTATTTTTGCGGGTGCTTTGGATACGATTCGGCAACTGCAACGAGATACGGACATGGCAGTAGTGGAATGGGTTGTCACCATGCGGGAGGGGTTACGGTGCCTGAAAGAGAATCCAGATTGCATGCGCATGGTCCGCTACGAGGATCTGGTCGTCAATCCGCGGGCAGTCTTACGTGAAATCGCCACTTTTGCCGAATGGGGAGAAGACGAAGTCTTTTTGCGTTATGGAGAGACGGTACTTCGTTCTGCCCCGCGACGGGCGGGGTTTGAGATGCTTGCAGAATTGCGTCCTTTATTCGACGAGACTATGCGGGCCGTGGGGTATCGCATTGAATGA
- a CDS encoding acyltransferase, protein MGGTYEEGTAAPERSVKRIFGKLCQLVARKMPLIPGKVRVLLQRVNGVHFVDWHSVFLGEDVFFDDIYPENIFVGRNVRITAGVRILTHYFDTRFQPTPERPFRFYQGKVHIGDNVFIGVNTVIVKPVKIGEGSVIGANSVVTRDIPANAIAVGSPARVVGMRPPMKKIVEIQG, encoded by the coding sequence ATGGGCGGAACATATGAGGAGGGCACTGCCGCTCCTGAACGCTCTGTTAAGAGAATATTCGGAAAACTGTGCCAACTTGTTGCCCGCAAGATGCCGTTGATTCCGGGCAAGGTGCGAGTGTTGCTGCAGAGGGTGAATGGAGTGCATTTTGTGGATTGGCACTCGGTCTTTCTTGGTGAAGATGTCTTCTTCGACGACATCTATCCCGAGAATATCTTTGTGGGTCGCAATGTGCGTATCACGGCTGGCGTGCGAATCCTGACACATTATTTTGATACAAGATTTCAGCCGACACCAGAAAGGCCATTCCGTTTTTATCAGGGTAAGGTACATATCGGTGACAATGTTTTCATCGGTGTCAATACAGTGATCGTCAAGCCGGTGAAGATTGGCGAAGGATCTGTGATTGGAGCCAATTCGGTGGTGACGCGCGATATCCCTGCCAACGCAATTGCCGTAGGTTCACCAGCAAGGGTGGTGGGTATGCGCCCTCCTATGAAAAAGATTGTAGAGATTCAAGGGTGA
- a CDS encoding serine O-acetyltransferase produces the protein MSHWVETVKKDLEMFRLVHPEKGLFKYLYFPDFRAVLLFRLSQLLYGKRISRPLAYLCTMLNDLVHGVWIGPRVEVGPGLFLGHPRGLVVNPGTRIGCYCSIMQRVTLGGPNVTIGNYVEINAGAQIISNARGERRLNIGDNVIVGAGAVVVKDVPAGSVVVGVPANIVKTIMPSDNWVEFRKRRNMEDGRNI, from the coding sequence ATGAGCCATTGGGTTGAAACGGTTAAAAAAGACCTGGAGATGTTTCGTCTTGTTCATCCGGAGAAGGGGCTCTTCAAGTATCTTTATTTTCCGGATTTCAGGGCGGTGCTGTTGTTCAGGCTCAGCCAGTTGTTGTATGGCAAGCGCATCAGTCGTCCGTTGGCTTACCTGTGCACCATGCTCAACGATCTGGTTCACGGTGTTTGGATAGGGCCAAGAGTAGAGGTTGGTCCTGGGCTGTTCCTTGGACATCCAAGGGGGTTGGTTGTCAATCCGGGAACCCGGATTGGATGCTATTGCTCGATCATGCAACGCGTGACCTTGGGAGGGCCGAATGTCACAATAGGCAATTATGTAGAGATCAATGCAGGCGCACAGATCATTAGTAATGCGCGCGGTGAAAGGCGGCTCAACATTGGCGACAATGTGATTGTTGGCGCCGGTGCGGTAGTGGTGAAAGATGTGCCCGCAGGAAGCGTGGTGGTTGGTGTTCCGGCAAACATCGTAAAGACTATTATGCCTTCTGACAATTGGGTCGAGTTCAGAAAGAGAAGGAATATGGAAGATGGGCGGAACATATGA
- a CDS encoding glycosyltransferase family 2 protein, whose protein sequence is MKQLRTYVITVNYHGSADTANCLASLERSTVPVKTVVVDNTPDDPALEKALSPFENIKLIRAPENLGFGRGNNLGIDWALQQPDCEYILILNNDATIKADAIKRMEAAMDTHPEAAIVTARIVLAEDESKLWYGGGEVDWRRGGSQVPGVLGPAAAPLAMQSRHVSFASGCAMLVRREVLERYGGFDERYFMYEEDLELGLRLTNEGWKIWYEPSAIIVHKGQGSLRREQGSRFIGAWMPDNPNLSFYAYHIMKNRLLTMKQYMKGKDRIRFYVYFPLFLLAKLFRFALHRRWRAIQAMYDGWRAYRDEIRKAMP, encoded by the coding sequence ATGAAGCAGCTTCGAACCTATGTCATCACTGTCAACTACCATGGGTCGGCAGATACCGCCAATTGTCTGGCATCGCTCGAGCGATCCACTGTCCCGGTCAAAACAGTGGTGGTGGATAATACGCCTGATGATCCCGCTCTTGAAAAGGCGCTGTCCCCTTTTGAAAACATCAAACTGATTCGAGCACCGGAAAATCTGGGATTTGGTCGGGGTAACAATTTAGGCATTGATTGGGCCCTTCAACAGCCAGATTGTGAATATATTCTTATTCTGAATAATGATGCCACCATCAAGGCGGATGCGATCAAGCGCATGGAGGCGGCGATGGACACCCACCCAGAGGCCGCGATCGTGACGGCCAGAATCGTGCTTGCGGAGGATGAATCGAAGCTTTGGTATGGGGGTGGGGAGGTGGATTGGCGGCGCGGCGGAAGTCAGGTGCCTGGAGTATTGGGGCCGGCCGCTGCGCCACTGGCGATGCAGTCGCGACATGTTTCTTTTGCCAGCGGGTGCGCCATGCTTGTCAGAAGAGAGGTGCTCGAAAGATATGGGGGCTTCGATGAACGCTATTTCATGTATGAGGAAGATTTGGAGCTCGGATTGCGTCTGACGAATGAGGGTTGGAAGATTTGGTATGAACCGTCAGCCATTATCGTGCATAAAGGGCAGGGCAGTCTGCGACGGGAGCAGGGTAGCCGGTTTATTGGGGCTTGGATGCCCGACAATCCTAACTTGTCCTTTTATGCCTACCACATTATGAAAAACAGACTGCTGACCATGAAGCAGTACATGAAAGGGAAGGATCGGATACGGTTTTATGTCTATTTTCCGCTGTTTCTCTTGGCAAAACTGTTCAGGTTTGCACTTCATCGCCGATGGAGGGCGATCCAGGCTATGTATGATGGTTGGCGAGCGTACAGAGATGAGATACGAAAGGCCATGCCATGA